A genomic window from Oceanobacillus timonensis includes:
- a CDS encoding NAD(P)/FAD-dependent oxidoreductase yields the protein MSKPKVVVLGAGYAGLVATRRLTQQLSAEEAEIVLINKHNYHYESTWLHEVAAGTITPNQARFMLTDVVNPKRVRLIYDNVTEVKREDKRVVLENSEVSYDYLVFALGFVSNSFGIPGMEENAYAITDIDSSRLIAEHIEYQFAQYSSSEEKHDEQLTVVVGGGGFTGIEFVGELADKIPELCKKYDIDRSKAKIINVEAMPSILPMFDEDLVAYGKQSLENRGVEFRIGTAIKECTEEGFVVGDDHELIKAGTIVWTGGVMGTPVLAESGFELFKGKVNVGLDLRPEGEESVFVLGDCSWTMDPETGKPFPPTGQLAVQEGAKAADNIVALIRDEVVTDFVYSNKGTVASLGISDGIGNVLDGKKLSGKAAAAMKKVVDDRSLFLVGGAKTVLKKGKFRPF from the coding sequence ATGAGTAAACCAAAAGTAGTTGTGCTTGGTGCCGGCTATGCTGGATTAGTGGCAACAAGACGTTTAACACAACAGCTCTCTGCTGAAGAAGCGGAAATTGTTTTAATCAACAAACATAATTATCATTATGAAAGTACATGGTTACATGAAGTAGCAGCGGGAACAATTACTCCGAACCAGGCGCGTTTTATGCTGACAGACGTTGTTAACCCGAAGCGGGTACGCTTAATCTATGACAACGTTACAGAGGTAAAGCGGGAAGATAAGCGTGTGGTATTGGAAAATAGTGAAGTTTCTTATGACTACCTAGTATTTGCGCTTGGATTTGTATCCAACTCATTTGGCATTCCTGGTATGGAAGAAAATGCGTATGCTATCACAGATATTGATTCAAGCCGATTAATCGCTGAACATATCGAATACCAATTCGCACAATATTCTTCAAGTGAAGAAAAACACGATGAGCAGCTTACTGTTGTTGTCGGCGGTGGCGGTTTCACAGGTATTGAATTTGTCGGTGAGCTTGCGGACAAGATTCCTGAGCTATGTAAAAAATATGATATTGATCGAAGCAAAGCAAAAATTATTAACGTAGAAGCGATGCCATCTATTTTACCTATGTTTGACGAAGATTTAGTTGCTTACGGGAAACAATCTTTAGAAAACCGTGGTGTTGAATTCCGTATCGGCACTGCAATTAAAGAATGTACAGAAGAAGGCTTCGTTGTCGGCGATGATCATGAGCTGATTAAAGCTGGAACCATTGTATGGACTGGCGGCGTAATGGGCACTCCTGTCTTAGCTGAATCCGGATTTGAATTATTCAAAGGAAAAGTAAATGTTGGATTAGATTTACGTCCGGAAGGGGAAGAAAGTGTTTTCGTTCTCGGAGATTGCTCTTGGACAATGGATCCGGAAACGGGCAAACCATTCCCTCCAACCGGCCAATTAGCTGTACAAGAAGGGGCAAAAGCTGCGGATAATATTGTTGCATTAATCCGTGATGAAGTAGTTACTGACTTTGTTTATTCTAATAAAGGGACAGTGGCTTCTCTTGGTATATCAGATGGTATCGGTAACGTACTTGATGGTAAAAAACTAAGCGGTAAAGCAGCGGCAGCAATGAAAAAAGTGGTTGATGACCGTTCCTTATTCTTAGTAGGCGGTGCCAAAACAGTACTTAAAAAAGGTAAATTCCGTCCATTCTAA
- a CDS encoding VanW family protein, with translation MRYFLLSCMFLFLLLPQTVHAAVLELYDEEEDSWLIDLKAYVFEMDEALLDWSQMQNLTRDMQKLVYKEPENAYMDKEGKIIKEKPGFVLDVTQFHSLINEAYYQGMDQRQQVPKQTIPARVNEALLKEIKEKELNRFTTRFRASNKERTRNIELSAEAINNTIIFPGEYFSFNEVVGERTRERGYLPAPVIVKGEFSEDIGGGICQVSSTLFNAVDLQGIEVTERYAHSREVPYVPKGRDATVSWWGPDFAFRNKYNQPVLIQASADGGAVTIAVYTSNDASLFQAKKP, from the coding sequence ATGCGTTATTTTTTATTATCTTGTATGTTTCTCTTTCTCCTATTACCTCAAACCGTACACGCTGCAGTATTAGAACTGTATGATGAAGAGGAAGACTCCTGGCTGATTGATTTAAAAGCCTATGTATTTGAAATGGACGAAGCGTTATTGGACTGGAGTCAAATGCAAAATTTAACCAGGGATATGCAAAAACTGGTCTATAAAGAGCCGGAAAATGCTTATATGGATAAGGAAGGAAAGATTATAAAAGAAAAACCAGGTTTTGTGCTGGATGTTACGCAATTTCACTCGTTGATTAATGAAGCGTACTACCAGGGCATGGATCAGCGGCAGCAAGTACCGAAGCAGACGATTCCAGCACGTGTGAACGAAGCCCTTTTAAAAGAAATAAAAGAGAAAGAATTAAATCGTTTCACCACAAGGTTCAGAGCAAGTAATAAAGAAAGAACACGGAACATTGAACTTTCAGCAGAGGCGATTAACAATACGATTATCTTCCCGGGTGAGTATTTTTCTTTTAATGAAGTGGTGGGTGAACGGACACGTGAAAGAGGATATCTTCCGGCGCCGGTTATTGTAAAAGGAGAATTCAGTGAAGATATTGGCGGCGGGATTTGTCAGGTATCCTCGACCCTGTTTAATGCGGTGGACCTTCAAGGGATTGAAGTAACCGAACGCTATGCACACAGCAGAGAGGTTCCGTATGTACCAAAAGGAAGAGATGCTACGGTAAGCTGGTGGGGACCTGATTTTGCTTTTCGAAATAAATATAATCAGCCTGTACTTATTCAAGCATCTGCTGACGGAGGAGCGGTAACTATTGCTGTTTATACAAGTAATGATGCTTCTCTTTTTCAAGCAAAAAAGCCTTGA
- a CDS encoding YceI family protein: MAKVNWNLDTAHSEVGFSVKHMMISKAKGTFDSFDAKINADAADLTDADIELTIDVASINTRNNDRDDHLRSADFFDVENYPKITFQATDIEKSGNEYKVTGNLTIKETTKPVTLDVEFEGQSKDPMSGSMVAGFSGSTSINRKEFGLTWNASLETGGVLVGEDVKINFELELQKPE, from the coding sequence ATGGCAAAAGTAAACTGGAATTTAGACACAGCGCATAGTGAAGTAGGATTTTCTGTAAAACATATGATGATTTCAAAAGCAAAAGGAACGTTCGACAGTTTTGATGCAAAAATAAATGCAGATGCAGCGGATTTAACAGATGCAGATATTGAATTAACCATTGATGTGGCAAGCATCAACACTCGTAATAACGATCGTGATGACCACCTTCGTTCTGCTGATTTCTTTGATGTTGAAAACTATCCAAAAATCACTTTTCAGGCAACAGATATTGAAAAATCCGGCAACGAATATAAAGTAACTGGTAATTTAACAATAAAAGAAACAACAAAACCTGTTACGTTGGATGTTGAATTTGAAGGACAAAGTAAAGATCCAATGAGCGGCAGCATGGTTGCAGGATTTAGCGGTTCTACTAGTATTAACCGTAAAGAATTTGGCTTAACTTGGAATGCTTCTCTTGAAACTGGCGGCGTTCTTGTTGGCGAAGATGTAAAAATTAACTTCGAATTGGAATTACAAAAACCTGAATAA
- a CDS encoding phage holin, which yields MDKGTLISIIAVMIAAANQVLVLLGKSPMLIDSTLIEQVVSAIFTIVTVLNAWLRRKKANMAKEKKKENKNKRKK from the coding sequence GTGGACAAAGGTACGTTGATTAGTATAATTGCCGTGATGATTGCCGCAGCAAACCAAGTTCTTGTGCTATTAGGTAAGTCACCAATGCTTATCGATAGTACCCTGATCGAACAAGTAGTATCTGCCATATTCACCATTGTAACCGTTCTGAATGCTTGGCTGAGAAGAAAAAAAGCAAATATGGCGAAAGAGAAAAAGAAAGAGAATAAGAACAAAAGAAAGAAATAA
- the thiT gene encoding energy-coupled thiamine transporter ThiT encodes MKNKTLFLVEVAIFTALALLLDILPLGFKLWPQGGSVSFAMIPVFIVAFRWGLKGGLLSGFLWGVLQVATGTAYILHPVQGIIEYGLAFTVVGLAGVFSKQVIENMKKKQIKKSFVYILIGVLLGSAARFICHYIAGTIFFGSAVEGQPAWFYSLIYNSSYMIPSFILSLIIVFLLFYKQPRTLVGKM; translated from the coding sequence TTGAAAAATAAAACGCTATTTTTAGTTGAAGTAGCTATTTTTACGGCACTTGCCTTGTTACTGGATATTTTACCATTAGGGTTTAAGCTTTGGCCTCAAGGAGGGTCTGTTTCTTTTGCGATGATTCCTGTCTTTATCGTTGCTTTCCGCTGGGGTTTAAAAGGCGGTTTATTATCAGGATTCCTCTGGGGAGTGCTACAGGTGGCAACAGGTACGGCTTACATTTTACATCCGGTACAAGGGATTATTGAGTATGGACTAGCTTTTACCGTTGTCGGACTGGCCGGCGTATTTTCAAAGCAAGTTATTGAAAATATGAAAAAGAAGCAGATAAAAAAATCTTTTGTCTATATTCTAATTGGCGTACTCCTGGGATCAGCGGCTCGCTTTATTTGCCATTATATTGCTGGAACGATTTTCTTCGGCTCAGCGGTAGAAGGACAGCCGGCCTGGTTCTATTCGTTAATTTATAATTCATCTTATATGATTCCATCTTTTATATTAAGCCTTATTATTGTGTTTCTTCTGTTTTATAAGCAGCCGAGAACATTAGTAGGAAAAATGTAA
- a CDS encoding response regulator transcription factor, with product MGKQILIVDDEQSIVTLLKYNIENAGFTTDVAYDGEEAYEKASANRYELIILDLMLPKLDGIEVCRKLRKNDTETPILMLTAKDEEIDKILGLELGADDYLTKPFSPKEVIARVKAIIRRSQRPEGDYFQALRIKDLTIYPERYEAEIKEELITFTRKEFELLYYLAKHKGKVISRDQLLSSVWDYDFVGDTRIVDVHVSHLRDKIEPDSKKPVYIKTVRGLGYKLEEPV from the coding sequence ATGGGTAAACAAATTCTAATTGTAGATGATGAACAATCCATTGTAACGTTACTTAAATATAATATTGAAAATGCCGGATTTACGACAGATGTAGCATACGATGGAGAAGAGGCCTATGAGAAAGCTTCGGCTAACCGTTATGAATTGATTATTTTAGATTTAATGCTTCCGAAATTAGATGGGATAGAAGTATGCAGGAAGCTCAGAAAGAATGATACGGAGACGCCGATTTTAATGCTTACCGCAAAAGATGAAGAAATTGATAAGATTCTTGGACTGGAGCTCGGGGCGGATGATTATTTAACCAAACCGTTCAGTCCAAAAGAAGTAATTGCCCGTGTGAAGGCAATCATCAGAAGATCACAACGTCCGGAAGGTGACTACTTTCAGGCACTCCGCATAAAGGATTTAACCATTTACCCGGAGCGCTATGAAGCAGAAATAAAAGAAGAATTAATTACGTTTACACGAAAAGAGTTTGAACTGCTGTATTATTTGGCTAAACATAAAGGAAAAGTTATTTCCAGAGACCAACTGCTCAGCAGTGTATGGGATTATGATTTTGTTGGAGATACAAGAATTGTGGATGTTCATGTAAGCCATCTGCGGGATAAAATTGAACCCGATTCAAAAAAACCTGTATATATCAAAACAGTTCGTGGATTAGGTTATAAATTAGAGGAGCCGGTTTAA
- the pnpS gene encoding two-component system histidine kinase PnpS — protein sequence MQILFSKSLFPNILGITVVLVVSGWLMVQAQGNWIIIAAILLVEFLVISIIFMQFYNKYARPLSKASRTVNEMIKGNYSARFNNSNSKEMEQLSKNINKLARNMNEITIQEQMQAEQMTSIIDNMKNGLALIDEKGYVHLVNRGFLEMFHGEDKQYRGHLYYEVFENEALHDAVQKTFLYEQPVKEQFKNERGLTKNYMEVIAAPVFNEHNMIKGAVLVIYDITELKRLEKMRKDFVANVSHELRTPITSIRGFAETLKEKQHDEQAAEEFIEIIYKESHRLQLLIEDLLELSRLEREDFQLEKANFNAKQMIDEVLPSLEQKAAQKDLHFTTSISSDTDVYADSEKLKQVVINLVDNAINYTPSGGNIHLSLSDEQERVHILIEDTGIGIDQKATSRVFERFYRVDKDRSRNTGGTGLGLAIVKHIVEVHQGEIVLESEVDKGTAVHVYIPTA from the coding sequence ATGCAAATATTATTTTCAAAGTCATTGTTTCCCAATATTCTTGGTATCACGGTTGTCCTGGTAGTATCAGGATGGTTAATGGTACAAGCTCAGGGAAACTGGATTATTATCGCAGCTATTTTATTAGTGGAATTTTTAGTGATATCTATTATATTTATGCAGTTTTATAATAAATACGCAAGGCCGCTTAGCAAAGCTTCCAGAACGGTAAATGAAATGATCAAAGGAAATTATTCTGCCCGTTTTAATAATAGTAATAGTAAAGAAATGGAGCAGTTAAGCAAAAATATCAATAAATTGGCGCGGAACATGAATGAAATTACGATTCAGGAACAAATGCAGGCGGAGCAGATGACTTCTATTATTGATAACATGAAGAATGGACTCGCGCTGATTGATGAAAAAGGATATGTTCATCTGGTGAATCGCGGTTTCTTGGAAATGTTTCATGGAGAAGATAAGCAGTATCGCGGCCATTTATATTATGAAGTATTTGAAAATGAAGCCTTGCACGATGCGGTCCAAAAAACATTTCTGTATGAACAGCCTGTGAAAGAACAGTTTAAAAATGAGCGCGGATTGACCAAAAACTACATGGAAGTGATTGCAGCACCTGTTTTTAATGAGCATAATATGATTAAGGGCGCTGTATTGGTTATTTATGATATAACGGAATTGAAGCGGTTAGAAAAAATGCGTAAAGATTTTGTTGCGAATGTTTCTCATGAGCTGCGTACACCCATTACGTCCATACGTGGATTTGCGGAAACATTAAAGGAGAAACAGCATGATGAACAAGCAGCAGAAGAATTTATTGAGATTATTTATAAGGAAAGCCATCGATTGCAATTGCTGATAGAAGATTTGCTAGAACTTTCCCGTTTGGAAAGAGAGGACTTTCAATTAGAAAAAGCGAATTTTAATGCAAAACAAATGATAGATGAAGTTTTGCCGTCGTTAGAACAAAAAGCAGCACAAAAAGATTTGCATTTCACAACATCCATTTCTTCAGATACAGATGTGTATGCAGATTCTGAAAAATTGAAGCAGGTTGTTATTAATCTTGTAGATAATGCGATTAACTATACACCTTCTGGAGGAAATATTCATTTAAGCCTGTCTGATGAACAAGAGCGTGTTCATATTCTAATTGAGGATACAGGCATTGGTATTGATCAAAAAGCAACTTCAAGAGTGTTTGAACGTTTTTACAGAGTGGATAAGGACAGAAGCAGAAATACAGGAGGAACCGGCCTTGGCCTCGCTATCGTGAAACATATTGTAGAGGTGCATCAAGGTGAAATTGTTTTAGAAAGTGAAGTGGACAAAGGAACAGCTGTTCACGTATATATTCCGACAGCTTAA
- the polA gene encoding DNA polymerase I, producing MTKKLILIDGNSIIYRAFFALPLLNNEKGVYTNGVYGFTTILLRILEEEKPTHMLVAFDAGKTTFRHETYKEYKGGRQKTPPELSEQFPVLKELLDAFGIKHYQLDQYEADDIIGTLSKQADNKEWDITVISGDKDLLQLVSDQVTVRVTKKGISDIEKYTPSYLLEKMQVTPEQITDLKGLMGDSSDNIPGVPGIGEKTATKLLTQFHTLEKVYEHLDEVSGKKLKENLTTYHDDALMSKKLATIDRDSPITVGLEDAIYEGYSTASVRNMFMDLGFQSLLTRISGTEETEEEQTEYQEIDYTIVEEVTETLFSKENALVVEMLGENYHTEPIEGIGVVNGNKKSFIPVSVAAESPVFQKWAEDPGKKKIVFDAKRTKVALLRHGIQIEGIVFDALLASYLINPAENNHDIPGIASRKGTYDVSFDEEVYGKGAKQKVPEEAVLSEHVVRKTDTLLALYPGMEKELEANEQADLLKHLEMPLALILAEMEHQGVLVDVERLKEMGDDLKKRLDKLEKEVYELAGKEFNLNSPKQLGPVLFEDLGLPVIKKTKTGYSTAADVLEQLADQHEIIPKLLLYRQLGKLQSTYIEGLQKVVHADTHKIHTRFNQALTQTGRLSSVDPNLQNIPIRLEEGRKIRQAFVPSQQGWKMFAADYSQIELRVLAHIADDEKLKTAFKNDLDIHTQTAMDVFHVERDEVTSNMRRQAKAVNFGIVYGISDYGLSQNLGITRKEAKQFIERYFNSYPNVKEYMDDIVVEAKQKGYVSTLMNRRRYLPDITSRNFNVRSFAERTAMNTPIQGSAADIIKKAMIDLDHRMKQEKLQAKLLLQVHDELILEAPENEIETLKNIVPEMMEKTVDISVPLKVDYSYGESWFDAK from the coding sequence ATGACCAAAAAGCTCATCTTAATCGATGGTAACAGTATTATCTATCGCGCTTTTTTTGCGTTGCCGCTGTTAAATAATGAAAAAGGCGTCTATACCAATGGCGTCTATGGTTTTACTACCATACTACTGCGAATTTTAGAAGAAGAGAAGCCGACACATATGCTTGTTGCTTTTGATGCAGGAAAAACAACATTCCGCCATGAAACGTATAAAGAATATAAAGGGGGCCGTCAAAAAACGCCTCCGGAACTTTCCGAACAATTTCCTGTCCTGAAAGAACTGCTCGATGCATTTGGTATTAAGCATTATCAGCTGGATCAATATGAAGCAGATGACATTATCGGTACATTATCGAAACAGGCCGATAATAAGGAATGGGACATAACTGTTATTTCTGGTGATAAAGATTTACTGCAGCTTGTATCGGATCAGGTGACTGTTCGTGTAACCAAAAAAGGAATCAGTGACATTGAAAAATATACACCATCTTATTTGTTGGAGAAGATGCAAGTAACACCGGAACAGATTACGGATTTAAAAGGGCTGATGGGAGACAGTTCAGATAATATCCCCGGTGTGCCAGGGATTGGTGAAAAAACAGCAACCAAGCTGTTAACACAATTTCATACATTAGAGAAAGTGTATGAACACTTAGATGAGGTCAGTGGTAAAAAGTTAAAGGAAAATTTAACAACCTATCATGATGATGCGCTCATGAGTAAGAAATTAGCAACCATTGATCGGGACTCGCCTATTACAGTCGGCTTGGAGGATGCTATTTATGAAGGCTACTCCACAGCTTCTGTTCGTAATATGTTTATGGACTTAGGTTTTCAATCGCTGTTGACTCGTATTTCCGGAACAGAAGAAACAGAAGAAGAGCAAACAGAATATCAGGAAATAGATTATACCATCGTGGAAGAAGTAACAGAAACACTATTTTCCAAAGAAAATGCCCTTGTTGTAGAAATGTTGGGTGAAAATTACCATACAGAACCAATTGAAGGAATTGGCGTTGTTAATGGCAATAAAAAAAGCTTTATTCCTGTTTCTGTGGCGGCGGAATCCCCTGTTTTCCAAAAATGGGCGGAAGACCCCGGGAAAAAGAAGATTGTCTTTGATGCGAAACGGACAAAAGTTGCTTTATTACGTCACGGTATTCAAATAGAAGGAATTGTCTTTGATGCTTTGCTTGCTTCTTATTTAATTAATCCTGCGGAAAATAATCATGATATTCCGGGTATTGCAAGCAGAAAAGGAACATACGATGTGTCTTTTGACGAAGAGGTATACGGAAAAGGTGCAAAACAAAAAGTGCCGGAAGAAGCGGTTCTCAGTGAGCATGTAGTCCGGAAAACCGACACGCTGCTCGCCCTGTACCCCGGGATGGAAAAGGAATTAGAAGCGAATGAACAGGCGGATTTATTAAAGCATTTAGAAATGCCGCTTGCGCTGATTCTTGCTGAAATGGAGCACCAAGGTGTTTTAGTTGATGTGGAGCGCCTAAAAGAAATGGGAGACGATTTAAAGAAAAGATTGGACAAGCTGGAAAAAGAAGTATATGAATTGGCGGGTAAAGAATTTAACCTCAATTCACCAAAACAGCTTGGCCCTGTGTTATTTGAAGATTTGGGACTTCCTGTTATCAAGAAAACAAAGACGGGCTATTCTACGGCAGCAGATGTATTGGAACAACTTGCCGATCAGCATGAAATTATTCCGAAATTACTGCTGTACCGCCAGTTAGGAAAATTGCAATCAACCTATATTGAAGGATTGCAAAAGGTTGTCCATGCGGATACCCATAAAATTCATACGCGCTTTAATCAGGCGTTAACACAAACCGGCCGTTTAAGTTCTGTTGATCCGAATCTGCAAAATATTCCTATCCGCCTGGAAGAAGGAAGAAAAATCCGCCAAGCTTTCGTTCCATCGCAACAAGGCTGGAAAATGTTTGCTGCCGACTATTCGCAAATCGAACTGCGGGTGCTTGCGCATATTGCGGACGATGAGAAATTGAAGACGGCATTTAAAAATGATTTAGACATTCATACACAAACGGCAATGGATGTATTTCATGTGGAGAGAGATGAGGTTACTTCCAATATGCGCCGCCAAGCGAAAGCTGTGAACTTTGGGATTGTATATGGTATAAGTGATTATGGGCTGTCTCAAAACTTAGGGATTACTCGAAAAGAAGCCAAGCAATTTATAGAACGATATTTCAACAGCTATCCAAATGTGAAAGAATACATGGATGACATCGTTGTAGAAGCAAAACAAAAAGGGTATGTATCCACATTAATGAATCGCCGCCGTTATTTGCCGGATATCACGAGCCGGAACTTCAATGTGCGCAGTTTTGCAGAAAGAACGGCTATGAACACTCCGATTCAGGGCAGCGCGGCTGATATTATTAAAAAAGCAATGATTGATTTGGACCACCGCATGAAACAAGAAAAACTGCAGGCCAAGCTTTTATTACAAGTCCATGATGAATTGATTTTAGAAGCACCGGAGAACGAAATCGAAACGTTAAAGAATATTGTTCCCGAAATGATGGAAAAAACAGTGGATATTTCCGTTCCATTGAAAGTGGATTATTCTTATGGCGAGAGCTGGTTTGACGCAAAGTAA
- the mutM gene encoding DNA-formamidopyrimidine glycosylase translates to MPELPEVETIKETLKLLVQGKTIEKVDVYWANMIKQPDDAAIFKHLLEGQTFQEIKRKGKFLLFYFDDYVLVSHLRMEGKYHLQQPDEAKDKHTHVIFYLTGGEALHYNDVRKFGTMHLLTKGTEFTQAPLRTLGPEPFEDTFTTEYFYQKLKKSSRFIKTALLDQHLVTGLGNIYVDETLFRSGVHPLTKCNELTEKDAEAIRYAAIETLQEAVKAGGTTIRSYVDSQGNMGMFQQVLYVYGQDRKPCKTCGEEIIKMKVGGRGTHVCPHCQPQKVNDI, encoded by the coding sequence ATGCCGGAATTACCAGAAGTAGAAACAATAAAAGAAACCTTGAAATTACTTGTCCAGGGGAAAACGATCGAAAAAGTAGATGTTTATTGGGCAAATATGATAAAGCAGCCGGATGATGCAGCCATTTTTAAGCATTTACTGGAGGGACAAACCTTTCAAGAAATAAAAAGGAAGGGGAAGTTCCTGCTCTTTTATTTTGATGATTATGTCCTAGTGTCCCATCTAAGGATGGAAGGGAAATATCATTTGCAACAACCGGATGAAGCGAAGGATAAACATACGCATGTTATTTTTTATTTAACAGGTGGAGAAGCATTGCACTATAACGATGTTCGCAAGTTTGGAACCATGCACCTGTTAACAAAAGGGACTGAATTTACTCAAGCTCCTTTGAGAACGCTTGGTCCTGAACCCTTTGAAGATACTTTTACGACGGAATATTTTTACCAGAAGTTAAAAAAATCATCGCGGTTTATTAAAACAGCGCTTTTGGATCAACATCTGGTCACGGGGCTAGGAAATATCTATGTGGATGAAACGTTATTCCGTTCCGGGGTTCATCCTCTGACCAAATGCAATGAGCTGACTGAAAAAGATGCAGAAGCAATCCGTTACGCCGCCATTGAAACGCTGCAGGAAGCGGTGAAGGCCGGTGGTACAACGATTCGCAGTTATGTCGACAGTCAGGGGAATATGGGAATGTTTCAACAGGTTTTATATGTGTATGGCCAAGATAGAAAACCGTGTAAAACATGTGGTGAAGAAATTATAAAAATGAAGGTTGGCGGACGAGGGACGCATGTATGCCCTCATTGCCAGCCACAAAAGGTGAATGATATATGA
- the coaE gene encoding dephospho-CoA kinase (Dephospho-CoA kinase (CoaE) performs the final step in coenzyme A biosynthesis.), with the protein MSLVIGLTGGIASGKSTISRMFHALDIPVIDADVIAREVVEPGETSYQQIVDVFGEDILKPDRAIDRPKLGSIVFSNEEKREQLNQIVHPAVRKRMLKKKEDYMQQGEKCIVLDIPLLFESQLTFLADKTLVVFVDEKTQLKRLMERNQLSEHDAMDRIASQMPLEEKARIADEVINNNDTVEKSRAQLTNLLKKWEVIE; encoded by the coding sequence ATGAGCTTAGTGATTGGATTGACCGGAGGCATCGCAAGCGGAAAAAGTACCATTTCAAGAATGTTTCATGCTTTAGATATTCCCGTCATTGATGCGGATGTGATAGCAAGAGAAGTAGTGGAACCTGGTGAAACTTCCTATCAACAGATCGTCGATGTATTTGGTGAAGATATCTTAAAGCCAGATAGGGCGATTGATCGTCCGAAACTCGGTTCCATTGTTTTTTCGAATGAAGAGAAAAGGGAGCAATTGAACCAAATTGTTCATCCGGCTGTCCGCAAGCGAATGTTAAAGAAAAAAGAAGACTATATGCAGCAGGGAGAAAAATGCATTGTATTGGATATCCCTCTGTTATTTGAAAGTCAACTGACTTTCCTGGCTGATAAAACATTAGTCGTGTTCGTAGATGAAAAAACACAATTAAAACGGTTAATGGAAAGGAATCAGTTAAGTGAACATGATGCAATGGACCGGATTGCATCGCAAATGCCTTTAGAAGAAAAAGCCCGGATTGCTGATGAAGTGATTAATAATAATGACACGGTAGAAAAAAGCAGGGCACAATTAACCAATTTACTAAAAAAGTGGGAAGTAATCGAATAA
- a CDS encoding glyceraldehyde-3-phosphate dehydrogenase, with protein MEKTRIAITGFGRIGRMVFRQAMEEDHLDVVAINASYPSETLAHLIKYDSVHGPFQGNVEALPDKLIVNGKEILLVNSREPEKLPWKDLGIDIVVEATGKFKTKEAAGRHLQAGAKKVVITAPGKEVDKTIVIGVNEHDYNPDADDVISNASCTTNCLAPVVKVIDDHFTIKNGLMTTVHAFTNDQKNIDNPHKDLRRARSCTQSIIPTTTGAAKALAEVMPGLKGKLHGMALRVPTPNVSLVDLVIDIEEDVTEEEVNAIFKQAAEGRMRGIIQYSDEPLVSIDYTTSTYSAIIDGLSTIVMDNNKLKIIAWYDNEWGYSKRVVDLVSYVGFRLEQNVSLTS; from the coding sequence ATGGAGAAGACGCGTATTGCAATAACAGGTTTTGGTCGAATTGGCAGAATGGTTTTTCGTCAAGCGATGGAAGAGGATCATTTAGACGTTGTAGCTATTAATGCAAGTTACCCATCGGAAACGCTGGCTCATCTTATTAAATACGATAGTGTCCATGGTCCTTTTCAAGGTAATGTGGAAGCGTTACCGGATAAATTGATTGTTAATGGGAAAGAAATTCTTTTAGTCAATTCCAGAGAACCTGAAAAATTACCTTGGAAAGATTTAGGGATTGATATTGTTGTTGAGGCAACCGGTAAATTTAAGACAAAAGAGGCCGCGGGGCGTCACTTGCAGGCAGGAGCGAAAAAAGTAGTGATTACCGCTCCAGGGAAAGAAGTTGACAAGACCATTGTCATCGGTGTTAACGAACATGATTATAACCCAGATGCAGATGATGTCATCTCGAATGCATCCTGTACGACAAATTGTTTAGCTCCTGTGGTCAAAGTTATTGATGATCACTTTACCATAAAGAACGGCTTAATGACGACCGTACACGCATTTACAAACGATCAAAAGAATATTGATAATCCGCATAAAGACCTGCGCCGGGCGAGAAGCTGTACCCAATCCATTATTCCGACAACGACTGGTGCTGCGAAGGCACTTGCTGAAGTCATGCCCGGTCTCAAAGGAAAATTGCACGGAATGGCACTACGTGTGCCGACACCAAATGTATCTTTGGTAGACTTGGTGATTGATATTGAAGAAGACGTGACAGAGGAAGAGGTAAACGCCATCTTCAAACAGGCCGCAGAGGGAAGGATGCGTGGCATTATTCAATATTCAGATGAACCGTTAGTTTCCATTGATTATACGACAAGCACTTATTCAGCAATCATAGACGGGCTTTCAACCATCGTGATGGATAATAATAAGTTAAAAATTATTGCCTGGTATGATAATGAATGGGGTTATTCCAAACGCGTTGTAGATTTAGTTAGTTATGTTGGCTTCAGATTAGAGCAAAATGTAAGCTTAACATCATAA